The Microcaecilia unicolor unplaced genomic scaffold, aMicUni1.1, whole genome shotgun sequence genome window below encodes:
- the LOC115458656 gene encoding LOW QUALITY PROTEIN: probable 39S ribosomal protein L24, mitochondrial (The sequence of the model RefSeq protein was modified relative to this genomic sequence to represent the inferred CDS: deleted 2 bases in 2 codons) gives MRLTMLLAMTAKPKLPPDYRYGMNRPWTTAAKKRNPPGIKRRKVFVEPLSEDDWKVFRGDTVEILIGKDKGKQGKIVQIIEARNWVVLGGLNTHYRYIGKVGDYRGTYIASEAPLLLNQISLVDPADRKPTEVEWRYTEEGEKVRVSTRTGKDNPKPLVQRVDGIIPEQWK, from the exons ATGCGTCTTACCATGCTTCTTGCCATGACAGCTAAGCCCAAGCTGCCTCCTGATTATCGTTATGGCATGAACCGGCCCTGGACCACGGCAGCTAAGAAGAGAAATCCACCTGGGATTAAACGCAGAAAAGTGTTTGTGGAGCCCCTAAGCGAGGATGACTGGAAGGTGTTTCGTGGCGATACA gtagaaatcctgattgggaaagACAAGGGAAAGCAAGGGAAGATTGTCCAGATTATCGAAGCCCGCAACTGGGTCGTTCTGGGAGGCTTAAATACG CACTACCGTTACATCGGTAAAGTAGGGGACTATCGAGGGACGTACATTGCCAGCGAGGCTCCACTGCTTCTGAACCAGATTTCACTGGTTGACCCTGCAGACAG GAAGCCCACAGAGGTGGAATGGCGC TACACAGAGGAGGGTGAGAAGGTCAGGGTGTCGACACGGACTGGCAAGGATAACCCTAAACCCTTG GTCCAGAGAGTGGATGGCATCATCCCCGAGCAGTGGAAAG